The following proteins are co-located in the Mus caroli chromosome 7, CAROLI_EIJ_v1.1, whole genome shotgun sequence genome:
- the LOC110298164 gene encoding zinc finger protein 235-like produces MTKLQEAVTFRDVAVVFSEEELGLLDAAQRKLYHDVMLENFRNLLAVGGQVPNKMENLHTTGVRCLSLGKLPCWHMASHDANKLARAPEGIINTQGTVSYFPEQCHFSCHRGTEEPPWAFKDNGCLESLTNDHSSITESQKFLSGIAQRSWSKKHLSKRQNYQKHCVQTPVKTKPWLLVPGIDRMSCVSHQDNNTLHKGDKGQSNSDFDKLTFPVSPVTPHPVYTERKSYKCSKAQEAFIDRPILELHQQVLVGKKSPVRSTHEVSRHSSIQKSVHAGRKRYWCHECGKAFSQSSALQTHQRVHTGEKPYSCDSCGKAFTQWSVLHAHQRIHTGEKPYKCGDCGRRFRFSSNLHIHQRVHTGEKPYKCHVCGKCFRFRFYSHQRVHTGEKPYKCDECGKGFSSASNVKVHQRVHTGVKPFCCNVCGKRFSRSFHLHTHQRVHTGEKLYKCDACGKAFSQRSSLQVHRLIHTGEKPFKCEECGKGFTSASSFQGHQRVHTGEKPFHCDVCGKDFSRSSYLQIHQRMHTGEKPYKCDSCGKAFSQRAHLQVHQRTHTGEKPFKCEECGKEFRQRSGLSSHQIVHKEEKPYTCWECGKGFSQPSLFERHRRVHTGERPYICGTCCKGFSQRSHLVKHQRVHSAANL; encoded by the exons atGACCAAGTTACAG GAGGCAGTGACATTCAGGGATGTGGCTGTGGTCTTCAgtgaggaggagctggggctGCTGGACGCTGCTCAGAGGAAGCTGTACCAcgatgtgatgctggagaacttCAGGAACCTCCTGGCAGTGG GAGGCCAAGTTCCAAACAAGATGGAGAACCTTCATACAACAGGAGTAAGATGCCTTTCACTGGGGAAGCTTCCATGTTGGCACATGGCAAGCCATGATGCCAATAAGCTGGCCAGAGCTCCAGAAGGTATAATCAACACTCAAGGAACAGTATCCTACTTCCCAGAGCAATGCCATTTCTCCTGCCACAGGGGAACAGAGGAGCCTCCCTGGGCCTTCAAGGACAATGGCTGTCTTGAGAGTCTCACAAATGATCATTCTAGCATTACTGAAAGTCAGAAATTTCTGTCTGGGATTGCTCAGCGTTCTTGGAGTAAAAAACATCTTAGCAAGAGACAGAACTATCAGAAACACTGTGTGCAGACTCCAGTGAAAACCAAGCCATGGCTCTTGGTTCCAGGTATTGACAGAATGAGTTGTGTTTCCCATCAAGATAACAATACCCTGCATAAAGGAGACAAAGGCCAGAGCAACAGTGACTTTGATAAACTTACCTTTCCTGTGTCACCTGTCACCCCGCATCCTGTTTACACAGAAAGAAAGTCCTACAAATGCAGCAAGGCCCAAGAAGCCTTCATTGACAGACCTATTCTAGAACTCCATCAGCAGGTCCTTGTAGGAAAAAAGTCCCCTGTACGTAGTACACACGAAGTCTCCAGACATAGCTCCATTCAAAAGAGTGTTCATGCAGGAAGAAAGCGCTACTGGTGTCACGAGTGTGGCAAGGCTTTCAGTCAGAGCTCAGCacttcagactcaccagagaGTGCACACAGGGGAGAAGCCCTACAGTTGTGACAGCTGTGGGAAGGCCTTCACACAGTGGTCAGTCCTCCATGCCCACCAGAgaattcacacaggagagaagccatatAAGTGTGGAGACTGTGGCAGACGCTTCAGGTTTAGCTCAAACCTGCACATCCACCAGCGAGtccacactggggagaaaccGTACAAATGCCACGTGTGTGGGAAGTGTTTCAGATTCAGATTTTACAGCCATCAGCgggtccacacaggagagaagccatatAAATGTGACGAGTGCGGGAAGGGTTTCAGTTCAGCCTCAAACGTCAAAGTCCACCAGCGGGTCCATACGGGAGTGAAGCCATTTTGCTGCAATGTCTGTGGGAAACGCTTCAGTCGGAGCTTTCATCTTCACACTCACCAGAGAGTGCACACGGGGGAGAAGCTCTACAAATGTGACgcgtgtgggaaagccttcagccAGAGGTCCAGTCTCCAAGTCCATCGGCTAATTCACACGGGAGAGAAGCCGTTCAAGTGTGAGGAGTGTGGAAAGGGTTTCACTTCAGCCTCAAGCTTCCAAGGACACCAGCGGgtccatacaggagagaaaccattTCATTGCGATGTGTGTGGGAAAGACTTTAGCCGGAGCTCCTATCTTCAGATTCACCAGAGAATGCACACGGGAGAGAAGCCCTACAAATGCGACagctgtgggaaagccttcagccAGAGGGCCCATCTCCaagtccaccagagaactcacACCGGGGAGAAGCCGTTCAAGTGTGAGGAGTGTGGGAAGGAGTTCAGGCAGCGTTCGGGGCTGAGTTCTCACCAGATAGTCCACAAGGAAGAGAAACCCTACACGTGTTGGGAGTGTGGGAAGGGTTTCAGTCAGCCCTCACTCTTCGAAAGACACCGGAGGGTCCACACTGGGGAAAGGCCCTACATCTGCGGCACCTGCTGCAAAGGCTTCAGCCAGAGATCGCATCTCGTCAAACACCAGAGGGTCCACAGTGCAGCGAATCTCTAG